Proteins encoded together in one Vanessa tameamea isolate UH-Manoa-2023 chromosome 28, ilVanTame1 primary haplotype, whole genome shotgun sequence window:
- the LOC113391913 gene encoding uncharacterized protein LOC113391913 — protein MKSRLTGNRIEKKQDRKITSDEIDTNNESNNSFKYVLSGDLYIIGRLWIEALKTALIGMNFRLIPVVEAAKVPETPQKPPSMKYTDLPLYKSPHYEYKDHLEANQKCPDANVKLLHRSLLPYVKCYRHIIARNICEAKCFVEEKYFNTCNVIRNARKDFKQSMRDPKNLPIRQVTVAFGGTAGYILGGGGGIPRRIFFTSLGFISAGALCFPQETDDIFRNVTYTFGKVFIAVYNKWCGKEFLMREKLACKDELPPPPPTRKPIPCPPK, from the coding sequence ATGAAATCTCGCCTTACCGGTAACCGAATAGAGAAGAAACAAGACCGAAAAATCACTAGCGACGAAATTGATACAAATAACGAATccaataattcatttaaatacgttttatctGGAGATCTATATATTATTGGAAGATTATGGATAGAAGCATTGAAGACAGCTTTAATTGGTATGAACTTCCGCCTGATTCCGGTGGTCGAAGCGGCGAAAGTTCCAGAAACACCACAGAAGCCACCGTCAATGAAATATACTGACTTACCCCTGTACAAAAGTCCGCATTACGAATATAAGGACCATTTAGAAGCTAACCAGAAATGCCCAGACGCTAACGTCAAACTGTTACATCGATCCTTACTCCCGTATGTCAAATGCTACAGACATATAATTGCAAGGAACATCTGCGAAGCCAAATGTTTTGTAGAAGAGAAATACTTTAACACCTGCAATGTTATCCGCAACGCAAGGAAAGATTTCAAACAAAGCATGAGAGATCCAAAGAATTTACCGATCAGACAGGTCACGGTTGCTTTTGGTGGTACAGCTGGATACATTCTAGGTGGAGGGGGTGGTATACCGAGGCGCATATTCTTCACGAGTCTTGGGTTTATATCAGCTGGTGCCTTATGCTTTCCACAGGAAACTGATGATATATTCAGAAACGTGACTTATACGTTTGGTAAAGTTTTCATAGCGGTTTATAATAAATGGTGCGGTAAAGAATTTCTTATGAGAGAGAAATTGGCTTGCAAGGATGAGTTACCACCACCGCCTCCTACCAGGAAACCAATTCCATGCCCTCCAAAATAA